The Tripterygium wilfordii isolate XIE 37 chromosome 5, ASM1340144v1, whole genome shotgun sequence genome window below encodes:
- the LOC119998334 gene encoding transcriptional activator DEMETER-like, translating to MDVDRPEEKQLKNQSSWIPATPSRPILQKPPVIFTGNPIPQRSWLGLGRFSQDQCFDDSSQAEINGGFKVREAVLPEESCIGSGTPGESLSDGVASWNDFSFTDLLALADQGKDNAAGSFSILNSPVVGNKEHCNPANKLVSNKIGANSSTNRNSMEEGIQNKLPYSLQRGFDISFAPAARMEDALFSISTSQFAPATPEKAIRVERKNLPEAQNLCTREMTNEEDEENAMSIARVGNNEVQRDKQTPNSVTDLSIAAVSTPLKENHSPDKGGGNDIDLSETLRQKSRRRKHRPRVIKEGKPRARKSMIPKPDICKESPTGKRKYVRRKPLNKASAEKCEEPVDAKDMESTKKSCRRSLDFDIEGQPQCKRPTCKSTVNLESETQTHGVSTEGNQPKSTVNLGQGIEIVLGTTETGIAYDLTCSVSQMLKDYIPLQEKQSPSTPLPAKTKTPWRETNVRTPEAINNDREGQVVANKEPKNITDAMLPTQAHSPPGTSNFSNWSTRTTCNEEGSAGASKRKYSKTTEPAESSSTNLEGIHSNSVYEYQREFWVHFPNIHKKKRSEKEQNSTTSCTSSFMTMEKQAVNDAKGMSTATEANNWTIAPEEVLGEGKYGGAQQNKLHTLEHIMTSSHMGKKIKGRSRGPTQVLDLASLSRIMEFKMYPTSSVREETMVHDGPQVNSHRPRTCIEDLVAEMHATLARKKRTKKINKFLNSTFSITPELQPYQKIALYNQHQSLGAPILWREMLSIDAIVERLRHLHINREGSYVEHQQQTALVPYGLRNQEHNALFSYGRRNQEQNALVLYRRDGTIVPFDSSFDPIKKRRPRPKVNLDDETNRVWKLLLQDINSEGIDGTDEDKEKWWEEERRVFRGRADSFIARMHLVQGDRRFSQWKGSVVDSVIGVFLTQNVSDHLSSSAFMSMASHFPKNPKDHYRSCYEEGTSSASEEPSLCILSPKEPIQWNEISNQPISDKHCMTHHENRCNEEKEATNSNESLGSSCSFVCLTNEPKGKNFDSSKSCQEVPCDSAMNRITNEIMGPRTTSHEGLDGTAPNDIHSSQDSAVSFCNSVDYPVAQNTERKESFAESSTEAENMVDKSLNGSTSFVELLQMAGSKRQHETYSHQISNENSKEYIQPKTAAHDNQRQNMENLDSPRSSLRMLVTPSSSYRLHLTPNSGVLEVDSFALIKEGALSSDLSKKDEHDTTSKSALTAESTSQTVNQTILTAYVPEAPQYTGRHDQSCNNIQEDNKSIIEPQSELINEGRMFVEAQAQAQEQAQNYDTQSSLALPNISEALDVTESTATFGDQRNRQQITTEPDMNKQADSTSMEDKKNAANMKAKSRRVGKEINIDFKWDDLRKLAEASGKKRERTADTMDSVDWEAVRCADVNEIAQTIKERGMNNILAERIKDFLDRVVREHGNIDLEWLRDVPPDKAKEYLLSIRGLGLKSVECVRLLTLHHLAFPVDTNVGRIAVRLGWVPLQPLPESLQLHLLELYPVQESIQKYLWPRLCKLDQRTLYELHYQMITFGKVFCTKSKPNCNACPMRGECRHFASAFASARLALPGPDEKSIVAATQNRTDYQTPSGVINQEMLHLAQATEQSESKQLSGAVTGVNNCEPIIEEPATPEPECTQDPENDIEDTLCEDPDEIPMIKLNIEEFTQNLQNYMQQNMELQEGDISKALVALTAEAASIPTPKLKNVNRLRTEHQVYELPDLHPLLEGLEKRQPDDPCSYLLAIWTPGETANSFQPPESKCISQEYGQLCHDNTCFSCNSTKEANAQIVRGTLLIPCRTAMRGSFPLNGTYFQVNEVFADHDSSLNPIDVPRAWIWNLPRRTVYFGTSIPTIFKGLTTEGIQHCFWRGYVCVRGFDQKTRAPRPLMARLHFPASKLKAKGKADEDDR from the exons ATGGATGTTGATAGACCAGAAGAAAAACAGTTGAAAAATCAGAGTTCGTGGATACCAGCAACCCCTTCAAGGCCTATCCTACAAAAACCACCAGTGATCTTTACAGGAAATCCAATACCCCAAAGGAGTTGGTTGGGATTGGGGAGGTTCTCACAAGATCaatgttttgatgattccagTCAAGCAGAAATAAATGGAGGTTTTAAAGTTAGAGAGGCAGTTTTACCTGAGGAATCCTGCATTGGTAGTGGAACACCAGGAGAGAGTTTGAGTGATGGAGTTGCCAGTTggaatgatttttcttttacagATCTTCTGGCTCTTGCAGATCAAGGAAAAGATAATGCGGCAGGTTCATTTTCCATTCTGAATTCTCCTGTTGTCGGGAATAAGGAACACTGCAACCCAGCAAATAAATTGGTCTCAAACAAAATTGGAGCAAACTCGTCAACAAATCGCAATAGCATGGAGGAAGGAATTCAGA ATAAACTACCCTATTCTCTCCAGCGCGGCTTTGATATTTCTTTTGCTCCTGCTGCTAGAATGGAGGATGCTTTGTTTAGCATTAGCACATCACAATTTGCTCCTGCAACGCCAGAGAAGGCCATTAGAGTAGAAAGAAAGAATCTGCCCGAGGCACAAAATTTATGCACAAGGGAAATGACAAATGAGGAAGATGAGGAGAATGCCATGTCAATTGCCAGGGTTGGAAATAATGAAGTCCAACGTGACAAGCAAACCCCAAATAGTGTTACAGATTTGTCAATTGCTGCTGTTTCCACACCATTGAAGGAGAATCACAGCCCTGACAAGGGAGGCGGCAATGATATTGACCTGAGCGAAACACTGCGGCAGaaatcaagaagaagaaagcataGGCCCAGGGTAATCAAAGAAGGCAAACCCAGGGCTCGGAAATCAATGATCCCAAAGCCGGATATCTGTAAAGAAAGTCCAACAGGTAAGAGAAAATATGTGCGAAGGAAGCCACTGAACAAAGCCTCAGCAGAGAAGTGTGAAGAGCCTGTTGATGCAAAAGATATGGAGTCTACTAAGAAGTCATGCCGAAGATCATTAGATTTTGACATAGAAGGACAACCTCAATGCAAACGCCCTACATGCAAGTCAACTGTTAATCTAGAATCAGAAACACAGACGCACGGCGTTTCTACTGAGGGAAATCAACCAAAATCGACAGTAAACCTTGGCCAAGGCATTGAAATAGTTCTCGGAACCACAGAAACAGGCATTGCTTACGATCTCACCTGCTCTGTGTCTCAAATGCTGAAAGATTACATACCATTGCAAGAAAAGCAATCACCTAGCACACCACTTCCTGCAAAGACAAAAACCCCATGGAGAGAAACAAATGTCAGGACTCCAGAGGCAATTAATAATGATAGAGAAGGTCAAGTTGTGGCTAACAAGGAACCAAAAAATATCACCGACGCCATGTTGCCAACACAAGCCCACTCACCACCAGGAACGTCAAATTTCTCCAACTGGAGCACCAGGACAACTTGTAATGAAGAAGGAAGTGCAGGGGCCTCAAAAAGAAAGTACTCTAAAACTACTGAACCAGCAGAATCCAGTAGCACAAATCTAGAAGGGATTCACAGTAATTCAGTATACGAATACCAGAGGGAATTTTGGGTGCATTTTCCCAACATccacaagaaaaaaaggagtgAGAAGGAGCAAAATTCTACCACATCCTGCACATCATCTTTCATGACTATGGAGAAACAGGCTGTGAATGATGCCAAAGGTATGTCTACTGCAACAGAAGCCAACAATTGGACAATTGCCCCTGAAGAAGTTTTGGGTGAAGGTAAATATGGAGGAGCTCAACAAAATAAACTGCATACTCTTGAACATATCATGACTTCAAGTCatatggggaaaaaaataaaggggAGATCAAGAGGCCCCACTCAAGTCCTGGACTTGGCTTCACTTTCCAGAATTATGGAGTTCAAGATGTATCCAACTTCCTCAGTCAGAGAAGAAACAATGGTTCACGATGGGCCACAAGTGAACTCACACAGACCTCGTACATGTATAGAAGACCTAGTTGCAGAGATGCATGCAACTTTGGCAAGAAAGAAGCGAACAAAGAAGATAAACAAATTTCTGAATTCAACATTTTCCATTACACCTGAACTGCAACCGTACCAGAAGATCGCTTTATATAATCAGCACCAATCATTAG GTGCTCCTATACTATGGCGAGAAATGCTTTCTATTGATGCAATTGTTGAGCGATTGAGGCATTTACACATCAACAGGGAAGGCAGCTATGTTGAGCATCAACAGCAGACTGCACTTGTCCCTTATGGCCTCAGAAATCAAGAACATAATGCCCTATTCAGTTATGGTCGCAGAAATCAAGAACAGAATGCACTTGTTCTCTATAGAAGAGATGGAACCATTGTACCCTTTGACAGTTCATTTGATCCCATCAAGAAACGACGGCCACGGCCTAAGGTCAACCTGGATGACGAAACTAATAGAGTATGGAAGCTTCTTTTGCAAGATATCAACAGTGAAGGCATTGATGGTACAGACGAGGATAAGGAAAAATGGTGGGAGGAAGAAAGGAGAGTGTTCCGTGGACGTGCAGACTCATTTATCGCACGAATGCATCTTGTACAAG GTGATAGACGGTTTTCTCAATGGAAGGGATCGGTCGTGGACTCAGTGATTGGAGTATTTCTTACTCAGAATGTCTCTGACCATCTGTCGAG CTCTGCATTTATGTCAATGGCTTCCCATTTTCCCAAAAATCCAAAAGACCACTACAGATCATGCTATGAAGAAGGGACAAGCTCGGCAAGTGAGGAACCATCACTATGCATACTGAGTCCTAAAGAACCTATACAGTGGAATGAGATATCAAACCAACCAATTTCTGATAAGCACTGCATGACACACCACGAGAACAGGTGTAATGAAGAAAAGGAGGCCACAAACAGCAATGAGTCCTTGGGAAGCAGCTgcagttttgtttgtttgacaaATGAACCAAAAGGCAAGAATTTTGATTCCTCGAAAAGTTGTCAAGAGGTCCCCTGTGACTCAGCAATGAACAGAATCACCAATGAGATTATGGGGCCAAGGACAACATCTCACGAAGGACTAGATGGAACTGCACCAAATGACATACATTCGTCTCAAGATTCTGCAGTTTCATTCTGTAATTCTGTAGATTATCCAGTTGCTCAAAATACAGAAAGAAAAGAGTCGTTCGCAGAAAGCAGCACAGAAGCAGAAAACATGGTCGACAAGTCTTTGAATGGGTCTACGTCTTTTGTGGAGCTTTTACAGATGGCTGGCTCTAAAAGACAACATGAAACTTATAGTCATCAAATATCTAATGAGAACTCAAAGGAATATATACAACCCAAAACTGCTGCACATGACAACCAAAGACAAAACATGGAGAATCTAGACAGCCCTAGAAGCTCTTTAAGAATGCTGGTGACCCCATCCAGTAGTTACCGTTTGCATCTCACCCCAAACTCAGGAGTGTTGGAAGTTGATTCCTTTGCGTTGATCAAAGAAGGAGCATTGTCTTCTGATCTTTCCAAGAAGGATGAACATGACACCACAAGTAAGAGTGCATTGACAGCAGAATCGACAAGTCAAACTGTAAATCAGACCATCCTGACCGCTTATGTTCCAGAAGCACCACAATATACTGGCAGACATGATCAATCATGCAACAACATTCAAGAAGACAATAAGTCGATTATTGAGCCTCAAAGTGAGCTAATTAATGAAGGGAGAATGTTTGTTGAGGCACAAGCACAAGCACAAGAACAAGCACAGAACTATGATACTCAAAGTAGCCTAGCTTTACCAAACATTTCAGAGGCCCTGGATGTCACTGAAAGCACTGCTACATTTGGTGACCAGAGAAATAGACAGCAGATAACAACAGAGCCAGACATGAATAAGCAGGCTGATTCAACAAGTATGGAGGATAAGAAGAATGCTGCAAATATGAAAGCAAAAAGTAGAAGGGTtggaaaagaaataaatattgaTTTCAAGTGGGACGACTTGAGAAAACTGGCGGAAGCTAgtggaaagaaaagagagagaacagcAGACACAATGGACTCTGTGGATTGGGAAGCAGTTAGGTGTGCAGATGTGAACGAGATTGCCCAAACTATCAAAGAAAGGGGGATGAATAATATCCTTGCAGAACGAATAAAG GACTTCCTTGACCGAGTGGTTAGAGAACATGGTAACATTGATCTAGAATGGTTGAGGGATGTTCCGCCAGACAAAGCAAA AGAGTATCTGCTAAGCATAAGGGGATTGGGCCTGAAAAGTGTGGAGTGTGTCCGACTACTGACACTTCATCATCTTGCATTTCCT gttgatacaaatgttggacGCATAGCTGTTAGACTAGGATGGGTCCCCCTACAACCACTGCCTGAGTCACTTCAATTGCATCTTCTAGAACT GTACCCAGTGCAGGAATCCATTCAGAAGTATCTGTGGCCTCGCTTGTGCAAGCTTGATCAACGAACACT GTATGAACTACATTACCAAATGATAACCTTCGGAAAG GTCTTTTGTACAAAAAGCAAACCTAATTGCAATGCCTGCCCCATGAGAGGAGAATGCAGACATTTTGCAAGTGCCTTTGCGag TGCAAGGCTTGCGCTGCCAGGACCTGATGAGAAAAGTATTGTAGCTGCAACTCAAAACAGAACAGACTACCAAACTCCCAGCGGGGTCATCAATCAGGAAATGCTGCATCTAGCCCAAGCAACTGAACAATCAGAATCAAAACAGCTATCAGGAGCAGTAACTGGAGTCAACAACTGTGAGCCTATTATTGAAGAACCTGCAACACCAGAACCAGAATGCACACAAGATCCAGAAAATGATATCGAGGATACTCTTTGTGAAGATCCCGATGAAATTCCAATGATCAAACTTAACATTGAAGAGTTCACACAAAATTTGCAGAACTATATGCAACAGAATATGGAACTTCAAGAAGGAGATATATCAAAAGCCTTGGTTGCTCTAACTGCAGAGGCTGCTTCCATTCCTACACCTAAGCTTAAGAACGTGAATCGGCTACGAACAGAGCACCAAGT CTACGAACTTCCAGATTTGCACCCTCTTTTGGAAGGG TTAGAAAAACGACAACCTGATGATCCATGCTCATACCTTCTTGCCATATGGACACCAG GTGAAACAGCAAATTCCTTTCAACCTCCTGAAAGTAAGTGCATTTCACAAGAATATGGCCAATTGTGCCATGATAATACATGTTTCTCATGCAACAGCACAAAAGAAGCCAATGCGCAAATCGTTCGAGGAACACTTTTG ATACCGTGTCGAACAGCAATGAGAGGCAGCTTTCCCCTCAACGGTACATACTTTCAAGTTAATGAG GTTTTTGCTGACCATGATTCTAGTTTGAACCCAATTGATGTTCCAAGAGCTTGGATATGGAACCTACCCAGGCGGACTGTTTACTTTGGAACCTCCATACCAACAATATTTAAAG GTCTAACAACAGAAGGAATTCAACACTGCTTTTGGAGag GATATGTTTGTGTAAGAGGATTCGACCAGAAAACACGAGCACCCCGTCCTCTGATGGCCAGGCTACATTTTCCGGCCAGCAAGTTGAAGGCAAAAGGTAAAGCAGATGAGGATGATAGGTAG
- the LOC119998783 gene encoding serine/threonine-protein kinase CTR1-like, translated as MEMPGSRSNYTLLSQYPDDHFSGAGGGTPAPYYESLSGESNNNKPKVERGFNWDSSGDHRVNQQGNRNLYSSIGLQRQSSGSSFGESSLSGDYYVPTTLSTSATNEIDGYGYLHEDALRVGAGGGLGGELRVKAFPEAVAGTGVSSSGKSWAQQTEESYQIQLELALRLSSDVACADDPNFLDPGPDESAVRSLSLRSAEAVSHRFWVNGCLSYFDKIPDGFYLIHGMDPYVWTVCIDLQENGRIPSLESLKSIDPRMDTSIEVVLMDHHTDSSLKELQNRVLSISSNCITTQEVADQLAKLVCNHMGGSVTTGEHDFISIWRENIDDLKDRLRSIVLPLGSLSVGLCRHRALLFKVLADTIDLPCRIAKGCKYCKRADASSCLVRFGLDREYLVDLIGKPGHLWEPDSLLNGPSSISISSPLRFPRLQSVEPTIDFRSLARTYFSDCQSLNLVFDEASASAGTALNKEDPGFSLYPKQYDKMGRDRNNVVQIPRNGNEISQLTPPVRVGLPGDQVADSRLLNLKNLIKDFPLKPIQLTAHCDGQPILTSSDQRVDATKDLKFAEGSQLVSSRPSKELSFDVEDLDIPWSDLVLKERIGAGSFGTVHRADWHGSEVAVKILMEQDFHAERFKEFLREVAIMKRLRHPNIVLFMGAVTQPPNLSIVTEYLSRGSLYRLLHKSGAREVLDERRRLSMAYDVAKGLNYLHRRNPPIVHRDLKSPNLLVDKKYTVKVCDFGLSRFKANTFLSSKSAAGTPEWMAPEVLRDEPSNEKSDVYSFGVILWELATLQQPWGNLNPAQVVAAVGFKGKRPEIPRNLNPQVSAIIETCWANEPWKRPSFASIMESLRPLIKPPTPQPGRADMPLLT; from the exons ATGGAAATGCCCGGTAGTAGATCCAACTATACTCTCCTCAGTCAATATCCTGACGACCATTTTTCTGGCGCCGGAGGAGGAACGCCGGCTCCGTACTATGAGTCGCTTTCCGGAGAGTCCAACAACAATAAACCGAAGGTTGAGAGAGGATTCAATTGGGACTCCAGTGGCGATCATCGAGTGAATCAGCAGGGGAATCGGAACCTGTACTCATCGATCGGATTGCAGAGGCAATCAAGTGGAAGCAGCTTTGGGGAAAGCTCGCTTTCGGGGGATTACTACGTCCCGACCACTCTTTCAACTTCAGCGACTAATGAGATCGATGGGTACGGTTACTTGCATGAAGATGCGTTGAGGGTTGGTGCCGGAGGAGGACTAGGAGGGGAGTTGAGAGTAAAAGCCTTCCCAGAGGCGGTTGCGGGGACGGGAGTGTCATCCTCGGGGAAGAGCTGGGCTCAGCAGACGGAGGAGAGTTACCAGATACAGTTGGAGTTGGCGTTGAGGCTATCTTCAGACGTCGCCTGCGCCGATGATCCTAATTTTTTGGATCCTGGGCCTGATGAGTCCGCGGTGCGATCCTTGTCTTTGAGGTCAGCCGAAGCTGTGTCTCATCGGTTTTGG GTGAATGGCTGCTTGTCATACTTTGATAAAATTCCTGATGGATTTTACCTAATACATGGAATGGATCCATATGTGTGGACGGTTTGTATTGACTTGCAAGAGAATGGTCGTATTCCATCTCTTGAATCACTAAAGTCTATTGATCCTAGAATGGATACTTCAATTGAAGTGGTTTTGATGGATCACCATACAGATTCAAGCTTGAAGGAACTCCAAAATAGGGTCCTTAGCATTTCTTCTAACTGCATAACCACCCAAGAGGTTGCTGATCAACTGGCAAAACTTGTCTGCAATCATATGGG GGGTTCAGTTACAACTGGAGAACATGACTTCATTTCCATCTGGAGAGAGAACATTGATGATTTAAAAGATCGCCTACGATCAATTGTTCTTCCTTTAGGCAGCCTGTCTGTTGGACTCTGCAGGCATCGAGCTTTACTATTTAAA GTCCTTGCTGATACAATTGACTTACCATGCCGAATCGCTAAGGGCTGCAAATATTGCAAGCGGGCTGATGCTTCCTCTTGTCTTGTTCGGTTTGGGCTTGACAG GGAGTATCTAGTTGATTTAATTGGAAAGCCAGGTCACTTATGGGAGCCTGATTCCTTGCTCAATGGTCCTTCTtccatctcaatttcttcaccaTTGCGCTTTCCAAGACTCCAATCAGTTGAACCTACCATTGATTTCAGATCACTGGCCAGAACATATTTCTCAGATTGCCAGTCACTTAACCTTGTATTTGATGAAGCATCAGCATCAGCAG GTACTGCTCTAAATAAAGAAGATCCTGGATTCTCTTTGTATCCTAAGCAGTATGATAAGATGGGAAGAGACAGAaataacgttgtccaaatccCAAGAAACGGCAATGAAATTTCTCAGCTAACTCCGCCGGTGAGAGTTGGTCTGCCAGGTGACCAAGTTGCAGATTCCCGACTCTTGAACTTGAAGAACCTGATTAAAGATTTCCCTTTAAAGCCTATCCAGCTTACTGCTCACTGTGATGGTCAACCAATTTTAACATCATCTGATCAGAGAGTAGATGCGACTAAAGATTTAAAGTTTGCTGAAGGCAGTCAACTGGTTTCTAGTAGACCCAGCAAAGAACTTTCATTTGATGTGGAGGATTTGGATATCCCATGGAGTGATCTTGTTTTGAAAGAGAGAATTGGAGCAG GTTCTTTCGGAACTGTTCATCGTGCCGATTGGCATGGCTCG GAAGTTGCTGTGAAAATTCTAATGGAACAAGACTTCCATGCGGAACGGTTCAAGGAATTCTTAAGGGAG GTTGCAATTATGAAACGCTTAAGGCATCCAAATATTGTTCTCTTTATGGGTGCCGTGACTCAGCCTCCAAATTTATCCATTGTGACAGAATATTTATCAAG AGGTAGCTTGTATCGGCTCTTGCACAAATCTGGTGCAAGAGAGGTGTTAGATGAAAGACGGAGGTTGAGTATGGCCTATGATGTG GCTAAAGGCCTGAATTATCTTCACAGACGCAATCCCCCAATTGTTCATAGAGATTTGAAATCACCGAATCTTTTGGTTGACAAAAAATATACAGTGAAG GTTTGCGATTTTGGTCTTTCTCGCTTTAAGGCAAACACATTTCTTTCATCTAAGTCAGCGGCAGGGACT CCTGAATGGATGGCACCAGAAGTTCTCCGTGATGAACCATCCAATGAAAAGTCAGATGTATACAGCTTTGGTGTGATATTGTGGGAGCTCGCAACGCTGCAACAACCCTGGGGTAATTTAAATCCTGCACAG